The Chelonia mydas isolate rCheMyd1 chromosome 3, rCheMyd1.pri.v2, whole genome shotgun sequence genome includes a region encoding these proteins:
- the MARCKS gene encoding myristoylated alanine-rich C-kinase substrate: MGAQFSKTAAKGEAAAEKPGEAVAASPSKANGQENGHVKVNGDASPAAAEAGKEEVQANGSAPAEETAKEEQASSEPASEKEGTEAESTEPASLAEGEPSSKAEEGATPSSSNETPKKKKKRFSFKKSFKLSGFSFKKNKKEAGEGAENEGAASSAEGGKDEAATSPEATSNEEGKPAQEESCAAAASGTEETKEETGDSQEAKSEETAPEKPAGEEANPVEEQKPEDKPEEAPGASAPAPSATTEATSTEQEAPKVEEAALPTQETPSESSPEAPPAELAE; encoded by the exons ATGGGTGCCCAGTTCTCCAAGACCGCTGCAAAAGGCGAAGCCGCTGCTGAGAAACCTGGGGAAGCAGTGGCTGCATCTCCTTCCAAGGCGAATGGACAG GAAAATGGGCATGTAAAGGTGAATGGTGAtgcctctccagcagctgctgaggcaggcaaggaggaggTCCAGGCAAATGGCAGTGCACCCGCTGAAGAGACAGCGAAGGAAGAGCAAGCCTCTTCTGAGCCTGCCTCTGAGAAGGAGGGAACAGAAGCCGAGAGTACTGAGCCAGCCTCGCTTGCTGAGGGAGAGCCCTCCTCGAAGGCAGAGGAGGGAGCTACCCCGTCTTCCAGCAATGAGACcccgaaaaaaaaaaagaagcgcTTTTCCTTCAAAAAGTCCTTTAAGCTAAGTGGCTTctcctttaaaaagaacaaaaaggaggctggggaaggagcagagaacGAAGGTGCAGCTTCCTctgcagagggagggaaagaTGAAGCAGCTACTTCCCCAGAAGCTACAAGCAATGAGGAGGGCAAACCTGCCCAAGAGGAGTCCTGCGCTGCTGCAGCTAGTGGCACAGAGGAAACAAAGGAGGAGACTGGTGACTCTCAGGAAGCAAAATCAGAAGAGACCGCACCGGAGAAGCCTGCAGGAGAAGAGGCCAACCCTGTTGAAGAGCAAAAGCCTGAGGATAAACCAGAAGAGGCACCAggtgcctctgcccctgcccctagtgCTACAACTGAGGCCACCTCAACTGAACAAGAGGCACCCAAAGTAGAAGAGGCAGCACTTCCTACACAGGAAACCCCATCTGAGTCTAGTCCAGAAGCCCCACCAGCTGAATTGGCAGAGTAA